Proteins found in one bacterium genomic segment:
- a CDS encoding HAMP domain-containing sensor histidine kinase: protein MSQLHIKPHKDEQGKNDTSFISIVFSGNGLMSLGIIFSLAIIVWVLQVLSEIIVHSMKGSSFIIPIISSFILFLVGRLFWKEGKKTDTSKYEFITVAAHRLRTPLTRLGWMITGLRDEVSTQNGKSLADDANKTAIELTSITNQLLTAAEAGESSLYYSYIPHEEDLGLIVRQVIGEYAIGAMKKNIEVLISAPTDLPKVYVDRDRIREAIGALLENAILYTSTQGRIEVVIVKEWKHLKVSVRDNGIGISKSEIPYVYTKFFRTKDAVAKDADRAGLGLAIAKDIVQRHGGEVGVESKGTNQGTQFWFTFPISHQE from the coding sequence ATGTCTCAACTGCACATCAAACCCCATAAAGATGAACAAGGAAAAAACGACACGTCATTTATTTCAATTGTTTTTTCAGGGAACGGATTGATGTCGCTCGGCATTATTTTTTCGTTGGCGATTATCGTGTGGGTTCTCCAAGTGTTAAGCGAAATCATTGTTCACAGCATGAAGGGAAGTAGTTTCATTATTCCCATTATTTCAAGCTTTATTCTTTTCTTGGTTGGGAGATTGTTTTGGAAAGAAGGTAAAAAAACAGATACTTCAAAATATGAATTTATCACCGTGGCGGCTCATCGCTTGAGGACGCCGTTGACGAGGCTTGGCTGGATGATCACTGGTTTGCGTGATGAAGTTTCAACGCAAAATGGTAAAAGCCTTGCGGACGATGCCAACAAAACAGCAATTGAACTCACCAGTATCACCAACCAACTCCTCACTGCCGCAGAAGCAGGGGAGTCGTCGCTCTACTACAGCTACATTCCTCACGAAGAAGATCTCGGTCTCATTGTTCGACAGGTAATCGGTGAATATGCGATTGGTGCCATGAAAAAAAATATTGAAGTACTTATTTCCGCACCGACCGATTTACCTAAGGTATATGTCGATCGGGATCGTATTCGAGAAGCAATCGGCGCACTTCTTGAGAATGCCATTCTCTATACCTCAACACAGGGGAGAATCGAGGTAGTTATAGTAAAAGAATGGAAACATCTCAAGGTTTCTGTAAGGGATAATGGAATTGGGATTTCAAAAAGTGAGATTCCTTATGTTTACACAAAATTTTTCCGTACCAAAGATGCTGTTGCAAAAGATGCCGATCGGGCAGGACTTGGACTTGCAATCGCTAAAGATATCGTTCAACGCCATGGTGGGGAAGTGGGCGTTGAGTCAAAAGGTACCAACCAAGGAACCCAATTTTGGTTTACATTTCCTATATCACATCAGGAATAA